The proteins below come from a single Columba livia isolate bColLiv1 breed racing homer chromosome 26, bColLiv1.pat.W.v2, whole genome shotgun sequence genomic window:
- the AHDC1 gene encoding transcription factor Gibbin isoform X3, translating to MLSLKVANGAEGSGTPAAGQDAAPPDGRSLPKRAGSEGLGAQQPADGSSVACQPVALENGASPPGEWFPRTQGPRQPDSDGRSFRVNLHCKHPRPRELKCNSRSSSKAEGPSVTFPDPHVSNCSAKRHVGEEEVRMRVKPPGPVVTTSVVRGSPDYVREPKFYPPGHPVQQPPACPAEKALSCSVLSFPEGSCPALGREHQAGSLLHGDPADRCQSVHGGTKAAEDLLGCAGEPQILGGSGEEAAARDRAPQTFPNATLASGRCNVDSILALLRSKCGNGHINLHPVVQLIDIMKDLNRLSEDLKSSGVHLDCGNLRGGGGGHEDGRLLPADRDLQYSFFSSPSLANSIRSPEERGVLCKTELPRHPRPPACDGEADSGGGSTPQPPGHGGGVGGPSKAPAEEAGCSQPDAGDYSELAEADILNELASLACPGTQLLESQAMEPQPQLLPAQELDSQSRLLDSQSLESQPQLLDSQSLEPLPESLELQNLEPLGLQSLEPLSESLELQSLEPLSESLELQSLEPLAEPLGLQTLEPLPGALEPPLLDARTPLLPTEPSLLETQPLGPVSELLEAQTGTGDPLQPHGLQPRLGGCPLGSVVKRGPCGGRGAGRCGEDHRKYALRRTEKPKMLCRRRRAGRGRRVDIAPESRVLSPLALPAEVPSEPEEPSTPLLGPPPPPPATLDTDEVPKTPTPGKKSKCRGVRKMVVKMAKIPVSLGRRNKTTYKVSSLSSNLNLEGKELAASSSMEPTPLLKMKNNGRNVVVVFPPGEMPIILKRKRGRPPKNLLLGQAKPKEPVPEVKKRRRRKQKLASPQPSYIADTNDSKADYSDVLAKLAFLNRQSQCSGRCSPPRCWTPSEPESIHQAPDTQSISHFLHRVQGFRRRGGKAGGFGGRGGGHAARAARCSFSDFFEGIGKKKKATAALHADAVHPRKRGRLEPDPVGKPKRKRRARKNGALFPENNPGQNFGDGPAEWAGGEKGSPWAAHHGHPTGQASRNGGYQGAEARPFHAAGLESGSSGRAGYYGGSAASSQAEAGPERHSLFTGYFRSLLDSDDSSDLLDFALSASRSESRKSAAAYTAPPAALPGQRGMAAYPARGGKVAAATPGTEAAFHAAMQGRPAFPPGRAAAAGYAVAQGSSECRGTEAFPKLAPPSAISRSPTAHPAASGTPGYSPYGSYGAGQSVAPASVFPPGKQYPSAQDCPNSKDCSFAYGSGSSLPSSPSSAHSAGYAPQTAGPSLPLGKAAFFNSAEQGGQFSSAAHTPLRCDSRASTVSPGGYMVPKGSASFQPSPENCRQFPSAAPWAFRQGYGGLDWNSEAFSQLYNPGFECHLNEPNVILDISNYTPQKAKQQTVSETFSESSSDSTQFNQPAGYRRANSEASSSEGQSSLSSLEKLMMDWNEASSAPGYNWNQSVLFQSNSKPGRGRRKKVDMFDTSHLNFSSSSSSSSVYPSKRSTGPRQPRGSRGACASKKERGTGKAKFPTKSQAVNPLFQESTDLGLDYYSGDSSMSPLPSQNRGFGVGERDPCDYAGPYSMNPSTPSDGTFVQGFQSDSPSLGQPDLESKHFPALPHQLATPGQQTVFEAGLQKAFSPNCSPTLAFKEDLRAGDIRKLPACDSLKHSMQGGALPHAPHLACRDLPMPQPHYDSPSCKNPPYWYSPNASTRSPSYDGKVGAGMLVDFMGRTDPPCLNPHLSSPSGPHPSKGEKEPLEMSRGHHRGPYACPLINDLNISPVPRDSMLQLQDNYRYPSFAPQGHPVMAPTQKSGFLGPMVEQQHPEDTFTVTSL from the exons ATGGGAGCTCGGTCGCCTGCCAGCCCGTCGCACTGGAGAACGGTGCCAGCCCGCCAGGCGAGTGGTTCCCGCGCACCCAGGGCCCCCGCCAGCCCGATAGCGACGGCAGGAGCTTCAGAGTGAACCTGCACTGCAAGCACCCCCGGCCCAG AGAGCTCAAGTGCaatagcagaagcagcagcaaagctgagg GTCCCAGTGTCACCTTCCCCGACCCCCATGTCAGCAACTGCTCGGCCAAGCGGCACGTGGGGGAGGAGGAGGTCAGGATGCGCGTGAAGCCCCCGGGCCCAGTGGTAACGACCAGCGTTGTGCGCGGCTCGCCCGACTACGTCCGAGAGCCCAAGTTCTACCCGCCGGGGCACCCGGTgcagcagcccccagcctgCCCGGCAGAAAAGGCCTTATCCTGCAGCGTGCTGAGCTTCCCTGAGGGCTCGTGCCCCGCGCTTGGCCGGGAGCACCAGGCAGGTTCGCTGCTGCACGGCGACCCGGCCGACCGGTGCCAGAGCGTGCACGGAGGCACCAAGGCGGCCGAGGACTTGCTGGGCTGCGCCGGCGAGCCCCAGATCCtggggggcagcggggaggAGGCAGCCGCCCGCGATCGGGCGCCTCAGACCTTCCCCAACGCGACGCTGGCCTCGGGCCGCTGCAACGTCGACAGCATCCTCGCCTTGCTGCGGAGCAAGTGCGGCAACGGGCACATCAACCTCCACCCCGTGGTGCAGCTCATCGACATCATGAAGGATCTCAACCGCCTCTCCGAGGACCTCAAGAGCAGCGGGGTGCACCTGGACTGCGGCAAcctgcgcggcggcggcggtggcCACGAGGACGGCCGCCTTCTGCCGGCCGACCGCGACCTCCAGTACAGCTTCTTCTCCTCGCCCTCCCTGGCCAACAGCATCCGCAGCCCTGAGGAACGTGGGGTGCTCTGCAAAACCGAGCTGCCACGGCatccccggcccccggcctgCGATGGAGAAGCCGATAGTGGTGGGGGGAGCAccccgcagccccccggccACGGCGGGGGTGTAGGGGGACCCTCCAAAGCGCCGGCAGAGGAAGCCGGTTGCTCCCAGCCCGATGCTGGTGATTATTCGGAGCTGGCTGAGGCGGACATCCTGAATGAACTGGCCTCCCTGGCTTGCCCAGGGACGCAGCTGCTGGAGTCACAGGCAATGGAGCCGCAGCCCCAACTGCTGCCAGCCCAAGAGCTGGACTCCCAGTCCCGGCTGTTGGATTCCCAATCCCTCGAGTCGCAACCCCAGCTGCTGGATTCACAGAGCCTGGAGCCGCTGCCGGAGTCGCTGGAGCTGCAAAACCTGGAACCGTTGGGCTTGCAGTCGCTGGAGCCGCTCTCTGAGTCGCTGGAGCTGCAGTCACTGGAGCCCTTGTCTGAGTCGCTGGAGCTGCAGTCGCTGGAGCCGCTGGCGGAGCCGCTGGGGCTGCAGACACTGGAGCCGCTGCCTGGGGCGCTGGAACCGCCGCTGCTGGATGCACGGACCCCGCTGCTGCCCACCGAGCCCTCGCTGCTGGAGACGCAGCCGCTGGGACCCGTCTcggagctgctggaggcacAGACGGGCACCGGGGACCCGCTGCAGCCCCACGGGCTGCAACCCCGGCTGGGGGGGTGTCCACTGGGCAGCGTGGTGAAGCGGGGGCCCTGCGGGGGCCGGGGGGCCGGGCGCTGTGGCGAGGACCACCGCAAGTATGCCCTGCGCCGGACAGAAAAGCCAAAGATGCTGTGCCGCCGGAGGAGGGCAGGGCGAGGGCGCCGGGTGGACATTGCCCCCGAGAGCCGCGTCTTGTCCCCCCTCGCCCTGCCCGCCGAGGTGCCATCAGAGCCCGAGGAGCCCAGCACCCCACTGCTGGGCCCCCCGCCGccaccccctgccaccctggACACCGATGAGGTGCCCAAAACCCCCACACCAGGGAAGAAGAGCAAGTGCCGGGGGGTGAGGAAGATGGTGGTGAAGATGGCCAAGatccctgtgtccctggggaggagGAACAAGACCACCTACAAGGTGTCATCACTCAGCAGCAACCTGAACCTGGAGGGCAAGGAGctggcagccagcagctccatggagcCCACGCCCCTGCTCAAGATGAAGAACAACGGGCGCAACGTGGTGGTGGTGTTCCCCCCCGGCGAGATGCCCATCATCCTGAAGCGCAAACGGGGCAGGCCCCCCAAGAACCTGCTGCTGGGCCAAGCGAAGCCCAAGGAGCCCGTCCCGGAggtgaagaagaggaggaggaggaagcagaagcTGGCCTCCCCGCAGCCCTCCTACATCGCCGACACAAACGACAGCAAAGCCGACTACTCGGACGTGTTGGCCAAGCTGGCCTTCCTCAACCGGCAGAGCCAGTGCTCAGGGCGCTGCTCGCCGCCCCGCTGCTGGACGCCCAGCGAGCCCGAGTCCATCCACCAAGCCCCCGACACCCAGAGCATCTCCCACTTCTTGCACCGCGTCCAGGGTTTCCGCCGGCGCGGCGGCAAAGCCGGAGGCTTTGGCGGGCGCGGGGGTGGCCACGCCGCCCGTGCCGCCCGTTGTTCCTTCAGCGATTTCTTTGAGGGCATcggcaagaagaagaaagccacCGCCGCCCTCCACGCCGACGCCGTGCACCCACGCAAGCGGGGCCGGCTGGAGCCCGACCCCGTGGGCAAACCCAAGAGAAAGCGCCGGGCTCGCAAGAACGGGGCACTTTTCCCCGAAAACAACCCTGGGCAAAACTTTGGTGACGGCCCTGCCGAGTGGGCTGGTGGGGAGAAGGGCAGCCCCTGGGCCGCCCACCACGGCCACCCCACTGGCCAGGCTAGCCGCAATGGTGGCTACCAAGGGGCCGAGGCGAGACCCTTCCACGCCGCCGGGCTGGAGTCAGGCTCCTCCGGCCGGGCTGGCTACTATGGCGGGAGTGCGGCGTCCTCGCAGGCGGAGGCCGGCCCGGAGCGGCACAGCCTCTTCACCGGCTATTTTCGCTCCTTGCTGGACTCGGACGACTCCTCTGACCTGCTGGACTTCGCCCTCTCGGCCTCTCGCTCCGAATCCCGCAAGTCGGCGGCCGCTTACACGGCCCCCCCGGCCGCGCTGCCGGGGCAGCGGGGCATGGCCGCCTACCCGGCCAGGGGCGGCAAGGTGGCGGCGGCAACCCCCGGCACCGAGGCTGCCTTCCACGCCGCCATGCAGGGCCGGCCGGCATTCCCACCCGGCCGTGCCGCTGCCGCCGGCTACGCTGTGGCCCAAGGCTCGTCGGAGTGCCGGGGCACCGAGGCTTTCCCCAAGCTGGCGCCGCCTTCCGCCATCTCCCGGTCGCCCACGGCTCACCCGGCGGCCAGCGGCACCCCTGGCTACTCACCGTACGGCAGCTACGGTGCCGGGCAGAGTGTGGCACCCGCCAGCGTCTTCCCACCAGGGAAGCAGTACCCGTCGGCACAGGACTGTCCCAACAGCAAGGACTGCAGCTTCGCCTACGGCAGCGGCAGCAGCCTCCCGTCCTCACCCAGCAGCGCCCACAGCGCCGGCTACGCGCCGCAGACGGCCGGTCCCAGTTTGCCGCTGGGGAAAGCCGCGTTCTTCAACAGCGCCGAGCAAGGGGGACAGTTCTCCAGCGCGGCGCACACGCCGTTGCGATGCGACAGCCGGGCCAGCACCGTCTCGCCCGGCGGCTACATGGTGCCCAAGGGTTCGGCCTCCTTCCAGCCCTCGCCGGAAAATTGCCGGCAGTTCCCCAGCGCCGCGCCGTGGGCTTTCCGGCAGGGCTATGGCGGGTTGGACTGGAACTCAGAGGCCTTCAGCCAGCTCTACAACCCGGGTTTCGAGTGCCACCTCAACGAGCCCAACGTCATCTTGGACATCTCCAACTACACCCCGCAGAAAGCCAAGCAGCAGACGGTCTCGGAGACCTTCTCCGAATCCTCCTCCGACAGCACCCAGTTCAACCAGCCGGCCGGCTACCGGCGCGCCAACAGCGAAGCCTCGTCCAGCGAGGGCCAGTCCAGTctctccagcctggagaagctgatGATGGACTGGAACGAGGCGTCCTCTGCCCCGGGCTACAACTGGAACCAGAGCGTCCTCTTCCAGAGCAACTCCAAACCCGGCCGGGGCCGACGGAAGAAGGTGGACATGTTCGACACCTCCCACCTGaacttctcctcctcttcctcctcctcctctgtgtaCCCATCCAAGAGGAGCACGGGAccccggcagccccgggggTCTCGGGGGGCTTGTGCCTCCAAGAAGGAGAGGGGGACAGGCAAGGCCAAGTTCCCCACCAAGTCGCAGGCGGTGAACCCCCTTTTCCAGGAGAGCACAGACCTGGGCTTGGACTACTACAGCGGGGACAGCAGCATGTCCCCCCTGCCCTCCCAAAACCGGGGCTTCGGGGTGGGCGAGCGGGACCCCTGTGACTACGCCGGCCCTTACTCCATGAACCCCTCCACCCCTTCGGATGGGACTTTCGTCCAGGGCTTTCAGAGCGACTCCCCCAGTTTGGGACAGCCGGATTTGGAGAGCAAACACTTCCCTGCCCTCCCGCACCAGCTGGCCACCCCCGGCCAGCAGACTGTCTTCGAGGCCGGTTTGCAGAAAGCCTTCTCGCCCAACTGCTCCCCGACCTTGGCCTTCAAGGAGGACCTCCGGGCGGGGGACATCCGCAAACTGCCCGCTTGCGACTCGCTCAAACACAGCATGCAGGGGGGGGCCCTGCCGCACGCCCCCCACCTGGCCTGCCGCGATCTCCCCATGCCTCAACCGCACTACGACTCCCCCAGTTGCAAAAACCCCCCGTACTGGTATTCCCCCAACGCCAGCACCCGGAGCCCCTCGTACGACGGCAAAGTGGGGGCCGGGATGCTGGTAGACTTCATGGGCAGGACGGACCCCCCGTGTCTGAACCCCCACTTGAGCAGCCCCAGTGGCCCCCACCCCTCCAAGGGCGAGAAGGAACCCTTGGAGATGTCCCGGGGTCACCACCGAGGACCCTACGCTTGTCCCTTGATCAATGACTTGAACATCTCCCCCGTACCGAGAGACTcaatgctgcagctgcaggacaaCTACAGGtaccccagttttgcaccccaagGGCACCCCGTCATGGCCCCCACCCAGAAGAGCGGGTTTTTGGGACCCATGGTAGAGCAACAACACCCCGAGGACACTTTTACGGTCACCTCATTGTAG
- the AHDC1 gene encoding transcription factor Gibbin isoform X2, with translation MKFEPQSGREVEVGGTALSTWLLLLFSTQLKGECSLIWTRGEEKRSGTGIWQEGAGKQRERHRDGSSVACQPVALENGASPPGEWFPRTQGPRQPDSDGRSFRVNLHCKHPRPRELKCNSRSSSKAEGPSVTFPDPHVSNCSAKRHVGEEEVRMRVKPPGPVVTTSVVRGSPDYVREPKFYPPGHPVQQPPACPAEKALSCSVLSFPEGSCPALGREHQAGSLLHGDPADRCQSVHGGTKAAEDLLGCAGEPQILGGSGEEAAARDRAPQTFPNATLASGRCNVDSILALLRSKCGNGHINLHPVVQLIDIMKDLNRLSEDLKSSGVHLDCGNLRGGGGGHEDGRLLPADRDLQYSFFSSPSLANSIRSPEERGVLCKTELPRHPRPPACDGEADSGGGSTPQPPGHGGGVGGPSKAPAEEAGCSQPDAGDYSELAEADILNELASLACPGTQLLESQAMEPQPQLLPAQELDSQSRLLDSQSLESQPQLLDSQSLEPLPESLELQNLEPLGLQSLEPLSESLELQSLEPLSESLELQSLEPLAEPLGLQTLEPLPGALEPPLLDARTPLLPTEPSLLETQPLGPVSELLEAQTGTGDPLQPHGLQPRLGGCPLGSVVKRGPCGGRGAGRCGEDHRKYALRRTEKPKMLCRRRRAGRGRRVDIAPESRVLSPLALPAEVPSEPEEPSTPLLGPPPPPPATLDTDEVPKTPTPGKKSKCRGVRKMVVKMAKIPVSLGRRNKTTYKVSSLSSNLNLEGKELAASSSMEPTPLLKMKNNGRNVVVVFPPGEMPIILKRKRGRPPKNLLLGQAKPKEPVPEVKKRRRRKQKLASPQPSYIADTNDSKADYSDVLAKLAFLNRQSQCSGRCSPPRCWTPSEPESIHQAPDTQSISHFLHRVQGFRRRGGKAGGFGGRGGGHAARAARCSFSDFFEGIGKKKKATAALHADAVHPRKRGRLEPDPVGKPKRKRRARKNGALFPENNPGQNFGDGPAEWAGGEKGSPWAAHHGHPTGQASRNGGYQGAEARPFHAAGLESGSSGRAGYYGGSAASSQAEAGPERHSLFTGYFRSLLDSDDSSDLLDFALSASRSESRKSAAAYTAPPAALPGQRGMAAYPARGGKVAAATPGTEAAFHAAMQGRPAFPPGRAAAAGYAVAQGSSECRGTEAFPKLAPPSAISRSPTAHPAASGTPGYSPYGSYGAGQSVAPASVFPPGKQYPSAQDCPNSKDCSFAYGSGSSLPSSPSSAHSAGYAPQTAGPSLPLGKAAFFNSAEQGGQFSSAAHTPLRCDSRASTVSPGGYMVPKGSASFQPSPENCRQFPSAAPWAFRQGYGGLDWNSEAFSQLYNPGFECHLNEPNVILDISNYTPQKAKQQTVSETFSESSSDSTQFNQPAGYRRANSEASSSEGQSSLSSLEKLMMDWNEASSAPGYNWNQSVLFQSNSKPGRGRRKKVDMFDTSHLNFSSSSSSSSVYPSKRSTGPRQPRGSRGACASKKERGTGKAKFPTKSQAVNPLFQESTDLGLDYYSGDSSMSPLPSQNRGFGVGERDPCDYAGPYSMNPSTPSDGTFVQGFQSDSPSLGQPDLESKHFPALPHQLATPGQQTVFEAGLQKAFSPNCSPTLAFKEDLRAGDIRKLPACDSLKHSMQGGALPHAPHLACRDLPMPQPHYDSPSCKNPPYWYSPNASTRSPSYDGKVGAGMLVDFMGRTDPPCLNPHLSSPSGPHPSKGEKEPLEMSRGHHRGPYACPLINDLNISPVPRDSMLQLQDNYRYPSFAPQGHPVMAPTQKSGFLGPMVEQQHPEDTFTVTSL, from the exons ATGGGAGCTCGGTCGCCTGCCAGCCCGTCGCACTGGAGAACGGTGCCAGCCCGCCAGGCGAGTGGTTCCCGCGCACCCAGGGCCCCCGCCAGCCCGATAGCGACGGCAGGAGCTTCAGAGTGAACCTGCACTGCAAGCACCCCCGGCCCAG AGAGCTCAAGTGCaatagcagaagcagcagcaaagctgagg GTCCCAGTGTCACCTTCCCCGACCCCCATGTCAGCAACTGCTCGGCCAAGCGGCACGTGGGGGAGGAGGAGGTCAGGATGCGCGTGAAGCCCCCGGGCCCAGTGGTAACGACCAGCGTTGTGCGCGGCTCGCCCGACTACGTCCGAGAGCCCAAGTTCTACCCGCCGGGGCACCCGGTgcagcagcccccagcctgCCCGGCAGAAAAGGCCTTATCCTGCAGCGTGCTGAGCTTCCCTGAGGGCTCGTGCCCCGCGCTTGGCCGGGAGCACCAGGCAGGTTCGCTGCTGCACGGCGACCCGGCCGACCGGTGCCAGAGCGTGCACGGAGGCACCAAGGCGGCCGAGGACTTGCTGGGCTGCGCCGGCGAGCCCCAGATCCtggggggcagcggggaggAGGCAGCCGCCCGCGATCGGGCGCCTCAGACCTTCCCCAACGCGACGCTGGCCTCGGGCCGCTGCAACGTCGACAGCATCCTCGCCTTGCTGCGGAGCAAGTGCGGCAACGGGCACATCAACCTCCACCCCGTGGTGCAGCTCATCGACATCATGAAGGATCTCAACCGCCTCTCCGAGGACCTCAAGAGCAGCGGGGTGCACCTGGACTGCGGCAAcctgcgcggcggcggcggtggcCACGAGGACGGCCGCCTTCTGCCGGCCGACCGCGACCTCCAGTACAGCTTCTTCTCCTCGCCCTCCCTGGCCAACAGCATCCGCAGCCCTGAGGAACGTGGGGTGCTCTGCAAAACCGAGCTGCCACGGCatccccggcccccggcctgCGATGGAGAAGCCGATAGTGGTGGGGGGAGCAccccgcagccccccggccACGGCGGGGGTGTAGGGGGACCCTCCAAAGCGCCGGCAGAGGAAGCCGGTTGCTCCCAGCCCGATGCTGGTGATTATTCGGAGCTGGCTGAGGCGGACATCCTGAATGAACTGGCCTCCCTGGCTTGCCCAGGGACGCAGCTGCTGGAGTCACAGGCAATGGAGCCGCAGCCCCAACTGCTGCCAGCCCAAGAGCTGGACTCCCAGTCCCGGCTGTTGGATTCCCAATCCCTCGAGTCGCAACCCCAGCTGCTGGATTCACAGAGCCTGGAGCCGCTGCCGGAGTCGCTGGAGCTGCAAAACCTGGAACCGTTGGGCTTGCAGTCGCTGGAGCCGCTCTCTGAGTCGCTGGAGCTGCAGTCACTGGAGCCCTTGTCTGAGTCGCTGGAGCTGCAGTCGCTGGAGCCGCTGGCGGAGCCGCTGGGGCTGCAGACACTGGAGCCGCTGCCTGGGGCGCTGGAACCGCCGCTGCTGGATGCACGGACCCCGCTGCTGCCCACCGAGCCCTCGCTGCTGGAGACGCAGCCGCTGGGACCCGTCTcggagctgctggaggcacAGACGGGCACCGGGGACCCGCTGCAGCCCCACGGGCTGCAACCCCGGCTGGGGGGGTGTCCACTGGGCAGCGTGGTGAAGCGGGGGCCCTGCGGGGGCCGGGGGGCCGGGCGCTGTGGCGAGGACCACCGCAAGTATGCCCTGCGCCGGACAGAAAAGCCAAAGATGCTGTGCCGCCGGAGGAGGGCAGGGCGAGGGCGCCGGGTGGACATTGCCCCCGAGAGCCGCGTCTTGTCCCCCCTCGCCCTGCCCGCCGAGGTGCCATCAGAGCCCGAGGAGCCCAGCACCCCACTGCTGGGCCCCCCGCCGccaccccctgccaccctggACACCGATGAGGTGCCCAAAACCCCCACACCAGGGAAGAAGAGCAAGTGCCGGGGGGTGAGGAAGATGGTGGTGAAGATGGCCAAGatccctgtgtccctggggaggagGAACAAGACCACCTACAAGGTGTCATCACTCAGCAGCAACCTGAACCTGGAGGGCAAGGAGctggcagccagcagctccatggagcCCACGCCCCTGCTCAAGATGAAGAACAACGGGCGCAACGTGGTGGTGGTGTTCCCCCCCGGCGAGATGCCCATCATCCTGAAGCGCAAACGGGGCAGGCCCCCCAAGAACCTGCTGCTGGGCCAAGCGAAGCCCAAGGAGCCCGTCCCGGAggtgaagaagaggaggaggaggaagcagaagcTGGCCTCCCCGCAGCCCTCCTACATCGCCGACACAAACGACAGCAAAGCCGACTACTCGGACGTGTTGGCCAAGCTGGCCTTCCTCAACCGGCAGAGCCAGTGCTCAGGGCGCTGCTCGCCGCCCCGCTGCTGGACGCCCAGCGAGCCCGAGTCCATCCACCAAGCCCCCGACACCCAGAGCATCTCCCACTTCTTGCACCGCGTCCAGGGTTTCCGCCGGCGCGGCGGCAAAGCCGGAGGCTTTGGCGGGCGCGGGGGTGGCCACGCCGCCCGTGCCGCCCGTTGTTCCTTCAGCGATTTCTTTGAGGGCATcggcaagaagaagaaagccacCGCCGCCCTCCACGCCGACGCCGTGCACCCACGCAAGCGGGGCCGGCTGGAGCCCGACCCCGTGGGCAAACCCAAGAGAAAGCGCCGGGCTCGCAAGAACGGGGCACTTTTCCCCGAAAACAACCCTGGGCAAAACTTTGGTGACGGCCCTGCCGAGTGGGCTGGTGGGGAGAAGGGCAGCCCCTGGGCCGCCCACCACGGCCACCCCACTGGCCAGGCTAGCCGCAATGGTGGCTACCAAGGGGCCGAGGCGAGACCCTTCCACGCCGCCGGGCTGGAGTCAGGCTCCTCCGGCCGGGCTGGCTACTATGGCGGGAGTGCGGCGTCCTCGCAGGCGGAGGCCGGCCCGGAGCGGCACAGCCTCTTCACCGGCTATTTTCGCTCCTTGCTGGACTCGGACGACTCCTCTGACCTGCTGGACTTCGCCCTCTCGGCCTCTCGCTCCGAATCCCGCAAGTCGGCGGCCGCTTACACGGCCCCCCCGGCCGCGCTGCCGGGGCAGCGGGGCATGGCCGCCTACCCGGCCAGGGGCGGCAAGGTGGCGGCGGCAACCCCCGGCACCGAGGCTGCCTTCCACGCCGCCATGCAGGGCCGGCCGGCATTCCCACCCGGCCGTGCCGCTGCCGCCGGCTACGCTGTGGCCCAAGGCTCGTCGGAGTGCCGGGGCACCGAGGCTTTCCCCAAGCTGGCGCCGCCTTCCGCCATCTCCCGGTCGCCCACGGCTCACCCGGCGGCCAGCGGCACCCCTGGCTACTCACCGTACGGCAGCTACGGTGCCGGGCAGAGTGTGGCACCCGCCAGCGTCTTCCCACCAGGGAAGCAGTACCCGTCGGCACAGGACTGTCCCAACAGCAAGGACTGCAGCTTCGCCTACGGCAGCGGCAGCAGCCTCCCGTCCTCACCCAGCAGCGCCCACAGCGCCGGCTACGCGCCGCAGACGGCCGGTCCCAGTTTGCCGCTGGGGAAAGCCGCGTTCTTCAACAGCGCCGAGCAAGGGGGACAGTTCTCCAGCGCGGCGCACACGCCGTTGCGATGCGACAGCCGGGCCAGCACCGTCTCGCCCGGCGGCTACATGGTGCCCAAGGGTTCGGCCTCCTTCCAGCCCTCGCCGGAAAATTGCCGGCAGTTCCCCAGCGCCGCGCCGTGGGCTTTCCGGCAGGGCTATGGCGGGTTGGACTGGAACTCAGAGGCCTTCAGCCAGCTCTACAACCCGGGTTTCGAGTGCCACCTCAACGAGCCCAACGTCATCTTGGACATCTCCAACTACACCCCGCAGAAAGCCAAGCAGCAGACGGTCTCGGAGACCTTCTCCGAATCCTCCTCCGACAGCACCCAGTTCAACCAGCCGGCCGGCTACCGGCGCGCCAACAGCGAAGCCTCGTCCAGCGAGGGCCAGTCCAGTctctccagcctggagaagctgatGATGGACTGGAACGAGGCGTCCTCTGCCCCGGGCTACAACTGGAACCAGAGCGTCCTCTTCCAGAGCAACTCCAAACCCGGCCGGGGCCGACGGAAGAAGGTGGACATGTTCGACACCTCCCACCTGaacttctcctcctcttcctcctcctcctctgtgtaCCCATCCAAGAGGAGCACGGGAccccggcagccccgggggTCTCGGGGGGCTTGTGCCTCCAAGAAGGAGAGGGGGACAGGCAAGGCCAAGTTCCCCACCAAGTCGCAGGCGGTGAACCCCCTTTTCCAGGAGAGCACAGACCTGGGCTTGGACTACTACAGCGGGGACAGCAGCATGTCCCCCCTGCCCTCCCAAAACCGGGGCTTCGGGGTGGGCGAGCGGGACCCCTGTGACTACGCCGGCCCTTACTCCATGAACCCCTCCACCCCTTCGGATGGGACTTTCGTCCAGGGCTTTCAGAGCGACTCCCCCAGTTTGGGACAGCCGGATTTGGAGAGCAAACACTTCCCTGCCCTCCCGCACCAGCTGGCCACCCCCGGCCAGCAGACTGTCTTCGAGGCCGGTTTGCAGAAAGCCTTCTCGCCCAACTGCTCCCCGACCTTGGCCTTCAAGGAGGACCTCCGGGCGGGGGACATCCGCAAACTGCCCGCTTGCGACTCGCTCAAACACAGCATGCAGGGGGGGGCCCTGCCGCACGCCCCCCACCTGGCCTGCCGCGATCTCCCCATGCCTCAACCGCACTACGACTCCCCCAGTTGCAAAAACCCCCCGTACTGGTATTCCCCCAACGCCAGCACCCGGAGCCCCTCGTACGACGGCAAAGTGGGGGCCGGGATGCTGGTAGACTTCATGGGCAGGACGGACCCCCCGTGTCTGAACCCCCACTTGAGCAGCCCCAGTGGCCCCCACCCCTCCAAGGGCGAGAAGGAACCCTTGGAGATGTCCCGGGGTCACCACCGAGGACCCTACGCTTGTCCCTTGATCAATGACTTGAACATCTCCCCCGTACCGAGAGACTcaatgctgcagctgcaggacaaCTACAGGtaccccagttttgcaccccaagGGCACCCCGTCATGGCCCCCACCCAGAAGAGCGGGTTTTTGGGACCCATGGTAGAGCAACAACACCCCGAGGACACTTTTACGGTCACCTCATTGTAG